CGGTGAACAAGGCGCTCGACCGCGTGCGCCAGTACCTGGCCAAGGAGCTGGGCATGGTAAAGGCCGAGCGCGACAACGATCAGTGGAACTTCCTCTGGGTGGTGGACTTCCCGATGTTCGAGTTCAACAGCGACGAGAACCGCTACGAGGCGCTGCATCACCCCTTCTGCGCTCCCAATGCCGATGATCTCGGCAGCGATGCGACGCAATGGGCCGAGACCCTCCCCGGCGCTCGGGCCCAGGCCTACGACCTTGTGCTCAATGGCCTTGAGCTCGGTGGCGGCTCCCTGCGGATCCACGACTCCGCCCTGCAGCGCCAGGTGCTGCAAACCGTTGGCCTGCCACTCGAGGAAGCCCAGGAGCAGTTCGGCTTCCTGATGGATGCTCTCGATGTGGGCGCGCCTCCCCACGGCGGCCTGGCCTTCGGTGTAGACCGCATGGTGATGCTGCTGGCCGGCGAGGAATCGATCCGCGACACGATCGCCTTCCCCAAGACCCAGCAAGCCCGCTGCCTGATGACCAATGCCCCTGGTGGCGTGGCCGACAAGCAGCTGGAGGAACTGCATGTGGCCAGCACCTGGGTGGAGCCCGACCAGGAGGACTGACCTCTGAAGCTGGACTGAGCAGATCCCGAAGGGAATCAGCGCATTTGTCGCACCGCGGTCAACGGCGAGGAACCCTGAAGTTGGACTTCACCAAGGCCAGCTTTTGCCCAGTAAGCCCCGACGGACAGGGGGAACCCGTGAGCGCCGCAGCAGCGGCACGACGGATCTGCTGCGGCTGTATCTCCAGGACATTGGCCGCGTCGACCTTCTCACCAACGAAGAGGAGGTCACACTGGCGCGTCTGGTGCAGCGCCGCGAAGCACTACTGCACCAGCAACGGGATCTGGCCGATAGCCATGCGGCCATTGGGGAACTTCATCGTCTCGAAGAGCTGCAGCGCCGCGAAGCGAACCAGCACAGCCACTGGCCGACCAAGCAAGAATGGGCCCGGGCGGCCGGGCTGCCCTTGCCGGAGTTGCAGCAGCGAATCGACGTGGGCTACCAGGTCTGGGCTGAGCAGGCACAACTGGAGGCCAAAGACTTAAGGGTTGCCCTTCGCAACGGGCGGCGGGCCAAAGACCACATGATTCAGGCCAACCTGCGGCTTGTGGTGGCGGTGGCCAAGAAATATCAGCAGCGAGGCATGGAACTCCTGGACCTTGTGCAGGAAGGGACGCTCGGGCTGGAACGGGCGGTGGAAAAGTTCGATCCCACCCGTGGCTTTCGCTTCAGCACTTACGCCTACTGGTGGATCCGTCAGGGCATCACCAGGGCGATCGCCACCCAGAGCCGCACCATACGTTTGCCCGTCCACGTCACCGAAAAACTGAACCGGATCAAGCGGGTTCAGCAAGAAATTGCGAGCAACGAAGGGCGCATCGCCTCCATCGCGGATCTGTCGAGAGAGCTCGGCATCAGTGAGGACACCGTGCGCCAGACCCTGGCCCGGGTGCCACGCTCGGTCTCTCTGGACACCCGCGTCGGCCGCGAACAGGACACCCAGCTCGGGGATCTGATCGAAGACGGTCATGCCACCCCTGAGCAAACCCTCACCCACCACGAACTCCACAACGATCTGGAACATCTGCTGGACGAACTCACCAGCCGGGAAGCCGCTGTGCTGCGCCGCCGCTTTGGGCTGGAGGACGACACACCCCAAACGCTGGCCCAGATCGGAGAAGAGCTGAAGCTGTCTCGAGAACGCGTTCGTCAGATCGAAACCCGCGCCTTGCTCAAACTGCGACAACCCCAACGACGCAGCAAAGTCCGCGATTACATCCAGGGCCTGGATTCGTAAACCCAAAGCTCACCTGTCCCCAGCAATCCATGGACATGGACATCGACATCGGCCTCTCCCAAGAGCAGCGCAGCACCATCGCCGATGGACTTGGCCGGCTTTTGGCGGACACCTACGTGCTGTACGGAAAAACCCACGGCTTCCACTGGAATGTCACCGGGCCGATGTTCAACACGCTGCACCTGATGTTCATGGAGCAGTACACCGAACTGTGGACCGCACTGGATGAGATTGCCGAACGGATCCGTGCCCTTGGCCTGATGGCCCCCCATGGCGGCAGCACCCTGGCGGCCTTGTCATCCATCACAGAAGCCGAGCAACATCCAGCAGCATTGGACATGGTTCGGGAGCTGGTGGCGGGCCATGAAGCGGTGGCACGAACAGCGCGCAGTGTTTTCGCGTTGGCAGACGCGGCAGACGATCAGCCCAGTGCAGACCTTTTGACGCAACGCCTCCAGGTACATGAAAAAACCGCCTGGATGCTGCGCAGCCTGCTCGACAGTTAGCGCATTCACCGACTGGCCTCTGGAGAACACGACCAACGCCAGGTAATTTGAAGAGTCGCCTGGCAGGTCATGGCCAAATTCGTCTTCATCACCGGTGGTGTGGTGTCCAGCATTGGCAAGGGGATCGTGGCGGCAAGCCTCGGCCGGCTGCTGAAGTCACGGGGCTACGACGTTTCGATCCTCAAGTTGGATCCATACCTCAATGTGGATCCGGGGACGATGAGCCCGTTCCAGCATGGGGAGGTGTTCGTCACCGAAGACGGCGCGGAAACAGATCTCGACCTCGGCCATTACGAGCGCTTCACCGACACGGCGATGTCACGGCTGAACAGCGTGACCACAGGCTCGATCTACCAATCGGTGATCAATAAAGAACGCCGCGGCGACTACAACGGCGGCACCGTTCAGGTCATTCCCCACATCACCGGCGAAATTCGCGAGCGCATCCACCGGGTTGCGTCCAACAGCAACGCTGATGTGGTGATCACCGAGATCGGCGGCACCGTCGGTGACATCGAATCGCTGCCCTTTCTCGAAGCCATTCGCGAGTTCCGGGGTGACGTGGGTCGCAATGATCTGGCCTACATCCACGTCACCTTGCTGCCCTTCATCGGCACCTCTGGCGAGCTCAAGACCAAGCCAACCCAGCACTCGGTCAAGGAACTGCGCTCCATCGGCATCCAGCCCGATGTGCTGGTTTGCCGCAGTGATCGCGACATCAGCGACGATCTCAAACGGAAGATCGGCGGTTTCTGTGGTGTACCAACCCGTGCCGTCATCCCCTCACTGGACGCCGACAGCATCTATGCCGTTCCCCTGACCCTCGAGCAGGAGGGGCTGTGCCGTGAAGTGCTGGACGTGCTGAACCTGGCAGACCATGACAGCGACATGGCGGCATGGGAACAGCTGGTGCATAACCTCCGCAATCCCGGCCCCTCGGTGAAAGTCGCCTTGGTGGGCAAGTACGTCCAGCTGAACGACGCCTATCTCTCCGTTGTCGAAGCACTGCAGCATGCCTGCATTGCCCAGGATGCCTCTCTCGATCTGCACTGGGTTTGCGCAGAACAGATCGAATCCGATGGTGCCGATGCACTGTTGCGGGGGATGGATGCGGTGGTGGTGCCCGGTGGCTTCGGCAACCGTGGCGTTGACGGAAAAATTGCAGCGATTCGCTGGGCCCGGGAACAACGCGTTCCATTCCTGGGGCTATGCCTCGGAATGCAAACCGCTGTGATCGAGTGGGCACGCAACCAGGCCGGTCTCACGGATGCCACCAGTGCCGAATTGGATGCGGGAACTCCGCATCCCGTGATTCACCTGCTGCCGGAACAGCAGGACGTGGTTGATCTCGGTGGCACGATGCGGCTCGGGGTGTATCCCTGCAGGATTGCCCCGGAAACCCTGGCCCAAAGGCTGTACGGAGAAGAAGTGGTCTATGAACGTCACCGCCATCGCTACGAATTCAACAATTCCTATCGCAATCTGTTCTTGGAATCCGGGTATGTGGTGAGTGGCACCTCCCCGGACGGACGACTGGTGGAGTTGATCGAACTGAAAGGGCATCCCTTCTTTACAGCCTGCCAGTACCACCCCGAATTCCTGTCCCGGCCTGGGAAACCACATCCTTTGTTCCGGGGTCTGATCGAGGCAGCCCAACAACGTCTCCCCGATTCACCTGCCCAGGCCCTAAGGCAACAAGGGGACATTGCGATTCCGTGAACCGCATTGATGGCTGACTTCCAACGTCTCCCGGTAGTGGAAACCTTCCATTCCCTACAGGGAGAGGGTCACCATGCAGGGCGCAGTGCTTTTTTCATCCGTCTTGCCGGCTGCAATGTGGGTTGTCCATGGTGTGACACCAAACACTCCTGGCCCGTTGATCAGCATCCCGCCATTGCCGTGGAGACGTTGGCTCAACAGGCTCTGAACGCACAAAACAACGGAGCCGCTTTTGTGGTGGTCACGGGTGGAGAACCTCTTCATCAAGACCTTGCCCCCCTGACACAAGCTCTTAATCATCACGTCGACCTGCCCATTCACCTGGAAACCAGTGGCGTGGATCCCCTCAGTGGACGTTTTGACTGGATCACCCTCTCACCGAAACGCCACCAACCTCCCAGGCATGACCTCTTGCAGGCTTGCCATGAGCTGAAAGTCGTGGTGCATGGCCCGGAAGACATCCGCTTCGCTGCTGCGATGGAGATGAAGTGCCACGACGACACCCTGCGATTGCTGCAACCTGGATGGGAGAGCGCAACAGGAGAACAGCTGGCTGTGAAGCATGTGCTTCAGCACGCCAAATGGCGCCTCAGCATTCAAAGCCACAAATGGCTAGGAATCCGCTGAGGGGCGAGGTTGTCGGCTGTCCTACTTCAGCGAGTTCTCTGCCCAAAAGGACAGACAGAACTTCTAGCCCCAACTGGAGCTATGTTGATCTAATACTGGCTGCAGTCGACACCAATCAATCGTCACGACCAAACCACCGATCAACCTCTTCGATCGATGCCTAACAGAAACCCGTCAAAAAAGACAAAGCAAGGAGCGACGGGGAACAAGGTCACTCAAAAAAATAGCGGGAAATTTAAGCAACAAAACCTAATTCGTCCTTCAACATTTACCTCAGCAAAGGACGACGATGGCAATGGCCTTGTGGATGGGTCTGAGAAAACCGCATATCAGCTCTATAACTCCGGCAATCCTCTTTTTATCTCCACAAAATCAGGGAAAACATTTTCCAACAAAACGTCCACGAAATGGTCCATCCTCGCGGCGGTTCCTGAAAAGCAGGGCCATCTCGCCTTAGTTAACAACAATCAATCCCGAAAGATCAAGCACAAGGTCTGGGAGATCAATGCCCAAGGAATAATTCAATCGAAAGGACGCTGGCTGTCCGAACGGGCACTTGGATCTCAAGGCTATGAAGCTAGTTTTGGCATCGATTTCAACGGCGACGGGGTGATTGAGGCTGATGCCTTGGTCGATGCTGGAGATGCCAGCTACGTCCTGTCAGGAACTGCTGCTGTTGGCGAGAGATTAA
The Synechococcus sp. PROS-U-1 DNA segment above includes these coding regions:
- a CDS encoding RpoD/SigA family RNA polymerase sigma factor, translating into MPSKPRRTGGTRERRSSGTTDLLRLYLQDIGRVDLLTNEEEVTLARLVQRREALLHQQRDLADSHAAIGELHRLEELQRREANQHSHWPTKQEWARAAGLPLPELQQRIDVGYQVWAEQAQLEAKDLRVALRNGRRAKDHMIQANLRLVVAVAKKYQQRGMELLDLVQEGTLGLERAVEKFDPTRGFRFSTYAYWWIRQGITRAIATQSRTIRLPVHVTEKLNRIKRVQQEIASNEGRIASIADLSRELGISEDTVRQTLARVPRSVSLDTRVGREQDTQLGDLIEDGHATPEQTLTHHELHNDLEHLLDELTSREAAVLRRRFGLEDDTPQTLAQIGEELKLSRERVRQIETRALLKLRQPQRRSKVRDYIQGLDS
- a CDS encoding Dps family protein, with product MDMDIDIGLSQEQRSTIADGLGRLLADTYVLYGKTHGFHWNVTGPMFNTLHLMFMEQYTELWTALDEIAERIRALGLMAPHGGSTLAALSSITEAEQHPAALDMVRELVAGHEAVARTARSVFALADAADDQPSADLLTQRLQVHEKTAWMLRSLLDS
- a CDS encoding CTP synthase; translated protein: MAKFVFITGGVVSSIGKGIVAASLGRLLKSRGYDVSILKLDPYLNVDPGTMSPFQHGEVFVTEDGAETDLDLGHYERFTDTAMSRLNSVTTGSIYQSVINKERRGDYNGGTVQVIPHITGEIRERIHRVASNSNADVVITEIGGTVGDIESLPFLEAIREFRGDVGRNDLAYIHVTLLPFIGTSGELKTKPTQHSVKELRSIGIQPDVLVCRSDRDISDDLKRKIGGFCGVPTRAVIPSLDADSIYAVPLTLEQEGLCREVLDVLNLADHDSDMAAWEQLVHNLRNPGPSVKVALVGKYVQLNDAYLSVVEALQHACIAQDASLDLHWVCAEQIESDGADALLRGMDAVVVPGGFGNRGVDGKIAAIRWAREQRVPFLGLCLGMQTAVIEWARNQAGLTDATSAELDAGTPHPVIHLLPEQQDVVDLGGTMRLGVYPCRIAPETLAQRLYGEEVVYERHRHRYEFNNSYRNLFLESGYVVSGTSPDGRLVELIELKGHPFFTACQYHPEFLSRPGKPHPLFRGLIEAAQQRLPDSPAQALRQQGDIAIP
- a CDS encoding 7-carboxy-7-deazaguanine synthase QueE, giving the protein MADFQRLPVVETFHSLQGEGHHAGRSAFFIRLAGCNVGCPWCDTKHSWPVDQHPAIAVETLAQQALNAQNNGAAFVVVTGGEPLHQDLAPLTQALNHHVDLPIHLETSGVDPLSGRFDWITLSPKRHQPPRHDLLQACHELKVVVHGPEDIRFAAAMEMKCHDDTLRLLQPGWESATGEQLAVKHVLQHAKWRLSIQSHKWLGIR